aATGCTCTTGATATCAACGCTGGATTATCAATTATTACGTGACGGGTAATGTTCGTTTTAATGAATTTCTTGGTTATTTATTTGGTCATGATTTGCTTGTTACTAGTGAGATTGTTCAGACTAGAATAACATTGTGAAGTCTAACCATGTAAGATAATGCTTGTTGAATAGCTATCCTAAGTGGTCTTGGTGGTGAATGGTGATGGATTAATCTGCATTTCAATTATGCAGGTAGACAAAATTCCTGGTGGAGCTAGACTAGGTTTTATTACGATTGGTGATGGGAAGACTGAGGTACTCGTGTACATAGATTGCTTGGTTTTTCCAGCAACTGCTGATTCTGGTCCAGTTTTCCGAGCTATAAGAAATGGACCCTTAAAAGATCAGTCACCTCCTGGTGAGCCAAGAATCATGAGAAGTCTTCTGGAAGCGCTAAAGAAGTCCGTGGAAATCGCTAGAGTTTGAACGagtatttttgtgtgtgttatatgtaatattttttactattagTGTGTTAAATTTAATAGTATAGATTCTGTTTTAATTATATCAACGTTTTCATGCATAGTTTGTACTTTAATGAAGCTTGGTTTTTGCAGAGATCTTAAGTCCTTGTCTCATGTATATGCTTGCCGACCAATAGATCATCCAGGGTTTAGAATCTAAACGGATTACCTTAGGCTGTTAGTTTATTAAGAAGGTGAtgtaaaattgtttataaaCAGTGTCGATCAGTATGAAGCATTTGCTTTCTACATGCATGCTGGGATAAGAACGCTGGAAATGATGTGCTTTCTTATACTATTTGGGTTGTGTGCTTCTATATGCTGACAAGAGTATATTTGTTGCCTTTTGGATTTATGTGATTGTTCTTTTCTCATATAGCTTCCTATATTGTGGGTACAAGAATTATGGGAACAACATGAATCTTTTTCGGATTATAAGGGTTTATGTGATTCTATATTTCTGGAACAAATATATCTGctgcttttttaattttatgctgATTGTTAATGAACATATAAGAGGTACCTTGTCAAGGAGCATATAACTAGGTGATTCTTATGTGCACATTTGTCTCATCTTCATGCTTTGGTTCTTTCATCCTTAAACAATGTCTTATAgctagtttatcaaaaaaaaaaagagttaacaaGGCATACTTAAAGAGACAAACTAGTATATTCAGTGACATCCATGCAGGCAGTATATTCAGCTATATTGCTATAAATATTCTAGAATCTTAAACTGAAATGTTCACACTACTCTTAGCACTTGTTTTTAACGGAATGTTCTAATTGGCAAAACACAAGAACTTGGTTCAAGAATCTTTGATTTGGATTtcgaagaaaatgaagatacaAGCGGAGTTGGAAGGAAGGCTTGGTGATGGAGAAGAAGTTGGTTATGATGCAGTTGTTGTGGGGTCTGGATACGGTGGCTCTGTTGCTGCTTGTCAGATGTCAATTGCAGGAATAAAGGTATGTTTAATTGAGAAAGGCCGGAGATGGGAAGCTCATGATTTCCAAACTGACAGCTTTAAGATCATGTCCACTGTGAGGATGGAGAACCGGGATTTAGGCATCAGATTTGGCCCCAAAGATGCTCTATTCCAggttgttttctctttttatgaTGTTCTCTTTGAACCCCAATATAAAGATGAAAAAGTGATTACACAATAATGTTTTAGCATATGGATATTTGGAATCATCGACAACCATGAACAAAAATATGAATCTGTTATTAGGACAATTCCTTTGTACATTTGTGTAgatattttactaattaattgaTATAAATTGGTTGTCACGAAAAACATATTGAGCCTATAGAAGCCAAAAAAATGTAGTAGTCACATGAGTTGAAAACCTGGTTAAAATATTGTGTTCCTAACTGTAGGCTTTAGTGTAAATGATGAATGTAATTTTTAACTGTTTGATGAAAATATGGGTTTATGAACAAAATGATTCTCTAGCAGCAGTGGCCTGTGGACTTGGTGGTGGTTCACTTGTGAATGCAGGAGTGATGCTGCCAACCCCAGTTTGTGCTAGAAGGAACCCAAAGTGGCCAAAGGAATGGGAAGGGGATTGGGATCATTGTGAAGCTTCAGCTATTGCCATGCTAAGAACACAAAGTATTCCCATTAAGTTTCCAGCTGCCAAGGTCTTGGGAGAAATAGTTGACGAACAGATTGAACATTTATTTGAGACTTCAGAGAAGCTAAACATGAATTTTGATCTTGAAGAGTCAGTGGCTAATTCAACGACACCTCAAAAAATTGACAGCTGCTTGGCCTGTGGAAACTGTCTTGCTGGGTGTCCTTATAATGCCAAAAGTTCTACTGACAAAAACTATCTAGTTTCAGCAATCCAGGCATATTTCTATCACTTCATATGTTAATAACTGcaaaactatattttcatttacTTGGTTCAGAGATGTTCCATAAATATAATTTGCTTCTCAGATTTTGTGGCTGAAAGTCCAAAACCAAAATGATGGTAAAGATTAGAACAGCATCAATTTATTTAatccattattttataattttttttttttgtattttcaaattCTGTAAGAAATAAAGGAAGTAATATTTGTTGGGTTGTCCAAACAGGTTCTTACTTTCCCTGTTAAAATTAGAATTTCTTTATGTGGCAGGCAGGATGCGAAGTTAGAACAGAATGTCAAGTTCAGTATGTGGTTAAAAACCCATATTATACTTGCCAAGAAGGCAGAAATAGCAGAAAGAGAAGATGACATGTTTACTTGGATGGGATTGACTATATAACCAGTGATTTTGTAGTCCTCTCAGGTAGAAAGCAGTAGCAGCAAATAGTTTGTACCTTTTGttagaaattttgtttaaaacgATATGTTAACAAGTTCCAATTATATGTTTTCCCCAGCTGGAGTGTTTGGCACAACTGAGATACTTTTCCGGTCACAAATGCGAGGATTGAAACTTTCAGATGCACTTGGCTCTGGATTCAGCTGTAATGGAAATACTGTGGCCTATCTTGCTGGAAGTCCACTACCCTTGAATTCTTTTGGATTAGACCGAAAGCAACTCTCAAAGATACCTTTTCAAGAACGGCCAGGGCCGGCCATCTCTTCATCTTACACGTCTTCATTGGGTTTCACCATCTAGGTCTTGGAACTTCTCTAGTAAAACTTAAATTAACTATACTTCTAAATGGGGTGTTCCTTCATGTCAGCTGGTCATGATAGAGTTTGATCATCAGATTTAGTTGATGATGAATCTGCTTTAGTAGCAAACAACACGTCAAATTtatcctatggggaaaccagatTATGAATTGTATCTATATTTTGGCTTAATAGATGCTTCTGACATGCTGATTACTTAGGAGTGTTGAGTTTGACTTGAATTATGATCCAATATGCTGGTAGAATCCCCAACCTCGTGAAAGAACATAGCCAGTGTGAAATTAATGTATCTCAATCCATACTCTATTGACAAATGGCATTAAAAATTAGGTAGCTAGTATGGTCAGTTTTTGAGTGGCTATGCAGTCTAGGTCTTTGCACTAATAAATTTCTATGAAGATACAATCTCAAAGTATCCAAACATGCTTGCATACATAGACATGCATGAATTTAGAactataaacattttttttttcattgtgaACTTATCTGACACACCCTTTTTTCATTGGCACAGAGTGCTGTACTTCCAACAGCTTATCCTCACCTGCTATTTAAAGGGATCACAACTTATGGTTGGCCAACTGGCTACTGGTTCTTTCATGGGATTATTGATAAGATAAGACATATTATAGGTTTGAAAGCAAGTCAAGCTATTGTTCTTAATGCAATGGGATATGATGAAAGTGATGGGAAAATTATGATGGAAAAGGACATGAACAGAATTTGCTTTAGTCCACCCCATGATCCTTTACTCCCCAAAAAAGTCAAAGCCTTTCAAAAACTAACTAAGAAATTAGGAGGAATTCTCTTCTTATCAAGGTACTGAAGCACATCGGTCCATCTTCTAGGTGGGTGCAATGCATCATCTGATCCTTCATATGGTGTTTGCAACCCCAGTGGTCAGGTATTTAACCCAGAGTCATCAGTCATGGTGCACCCAGGCCTCTATATCTGTGATGCTTCTCTGATCCCATGTTCTGTTGGCATAAACCCATCTTTTACTATTGCAACTGCAGCTGAGTATGTTAGTAAGCACCTTGTACAGGATGTTCTCAAGCACAAGAGGGTTGAAACTGCTTATCAAAATCCACATTCTATCTTTAATGAGAATACAAAGAGTGGTTGGAGATCATGGTCATGTTTAAAGAAACCATGAGGGGTTATGTGGGGGGTATGCCATGCACAGCTTATCTAAAAATGAAGATGAATTCTCAAGAACAGAAGGGCTTAAGTGAGTGGAAGTCGTGTATCAGCAATTGTTATCCTTTTCTGAGAGGGAAAGTTGGTGGGTATGTGGAATTTAAAGCAACTGAGAAGGATAAATTACATATCATAGATGGGAAAGTAAGTTTGTGTGAAGTAGATTACAGAACTCCTTACACACACTATATGCATTATCATCTTCTCCTTGCAGCTGGTTCAAGGTATGAGAAAGTTTAAATTCCCCTATCATTTTCTTTGATTATAttaaagaattaataaattttatttcatgcAGATATATTCTTGAGGGAAAGAAGATAATGAATCCTTATCTGTTTGCGTTATGTGCATGGAGGGAGATGACGACACTGCATGTGACATTTAAGAAAGTTGCAGAGAACAATTCAAGGGAAGACATGATGCATCTAAAAGGCGAGCTCAATATCTCCATGATAGAGCTTCTAAAGAGTTTCATAAGCCTTAGAGGAAACAACAGAGGAAGGTTTATATGTCATCTATCATACACACTCTACAGAACCTATTTCCTACAGATACCACAAGGGAGCCACAAAGACTTCACCCCATCAGATTTGTATCTTAAATTTTATCCAAGCAGCACCCTCCATGAAATTAAAACAGGTATCAGGAATCTCAATCGATTGTTTAAGAGCATAAGAACTCAAATCTGCTTAGAATTGATGTCAGCATATAATGCACTCTCAAGAGAATCAATGATAATAAAACTCAGAAAAGAAAGACTAAATAAAACTATGGGGTATTCATTTAAATTCTACCAATGTattaattaaaaacttatgaaaCACACTTTCAAGCTTAAATTTAGATAAGTTGGTGGAAGAAGAAATATCCATCAACGTCGACTTACACACTCAACTTGGAGATTTGACTTAATTAATCACCAACATGATACCTGATGGAGCACAGACTTCTTTGCTGTTTAGTTTTATTCCCTTTACTTTATTGCTTAAGTTTCTAATCTGGGTCCTTCCTGTATATCATGCAGAGGATGGATTTATTATCAGTTGCAGGCAATGGAAGTGCAACCAAAATTTCTCAAAGCTTGAAGGACCAAAACAACCATATCCAATTCTCCTTCTTAATGGGTGTTCTACTGAGAGTTACTGGTTGCCCACTGAACCAAACGATCTAATCAGAACTTTACTAGAAGAAGGGCATGAAGTATGGTTATTGCAACCAAGGTTACACCCTTTGAATCCTTCAAATAACTTCACAATTAAAGATATTGGAAGATTTGATGTCCCTGCTGGTAAAGAATTCAGAAACATACCCCACTTGAAATCAATTCTTACTAACCTCTAATGTCTTGTCAGTACtcactttattattttcttttgcagCAACAAATAGGATCCTTGAATTGCATGGGAAGCACGTAAAGATACATGTTGTTGGACATTGTGTTGAAGGCTTAGCCATACATGTTGCTCTCATAGGAGGGCACCTCTCTGCAACCCATATAGCTTCTTTGTCTTGCACCAACTCTTGAATGTTCATCAAGTTAAATCCTTTGTCCATGTTTAAAATGTGGCTTCCTCTGATCCCagtaaactctctctctctctctctctattgctGTAAAATATAGTTTTGTCTTGAAGaacttgtttgtttttgtttttctttgtttttatgttgTCTTGCGTGGCTGTGTTAATCTTCTTTATTCTGTCCCTTTCTACTATGCTCAGCCAATAAGAATAACAATCAGAATAGCAataacaaatgaacaaaaataagatATCTATGTCTAATGAAGGCATAATGTGATATAgcataattttttacaaatccATTTCTCCTTGAGCTTAAGAAGGTTTTCAAATCAATTTGCAGCTTTCAATGGCCATACTAGGCAAGAACACAGTTCTGCCTTTGTTGGAAACATCAAAGTCTAGTTTGCCTCATCGACTCTTCAAATCCATTACCCGTTTGATACCACGTTATGAAAGATGCACCTGCAATGAGTGTGAGGTTTTTTCTGGTGTATTTGGAAACACATTCTGGCATGAAAACCTAAGCCCCAGCATGCACTACTggttaaacaaagaaaatgtgACAAAGCTTCCCATGGCAGCATTTCCCCACCTTAGAAAAATCTGCAACACTGGTAACATTGTTGACAGTGAAGGAAACAACTCATATTTGATCCATCCTGAGAGAATGCCACTCCCTACGCTTTATATTTCTGGAGGAAGGAGTCTCCTTGTGACTCCGGAGACTTCTTTTCTTGCTAACAATTACATGAAGTTGCACCAGCCTGGTTTTAGACATGAAAGAGATGTAGTGGAGGGCTTTGGGCATTCAGACCTTTTGATTGGAGAAGAGTCATATAAGAAGGTTTTTCC
The DNA window shown above is from Quercus lobata isolate SW786 chromosome 7, ValleyOak3.0 Primary Assembly, whole genome shotgun sequence and carries:
- the LOC115952400 gene encoding uncharacterized protein LOC115952400 codes for the protein MVMFKETMRGYVGGMPCTAYLKMKMNSQEQKGLSEWKSCISNCYPFLRGKVGGYVEFKATEKDKLHIIDGKVSLCEVDYRTPYTHYMHYHLLLAAGSRYILEGKKIMNPYLFALCAWREMTTLHVTFKKVAENNSREDMMHLKGELNISMIELLKSFISLRGNNRGRFICHLSYTLYRTYFLQIPQGSHKDFTPSDLYLKFYPSSTLHEIKTEDGFIISCRQWKCNQNFSKLEGPKQPYPILLLNGCSTESYWLPTEPNDLIRTLLEEGHEVWLLQPRLHPLNPSNNFTIKDIGRFDVPAATNRILELHGKHVKIHVVGHCVEGLAIHVALIGGHLSATHIASLSCTNS
- the LOC115952402 gene encoding prolycopene isomerase, chloroplastic-like isoform X3, which produces MKIQAELEGRLGDGEEVGYDAVVVGSGYGGSVAACQMSIAGIKVCLIEKGRRWEAHDFQTDSFKIMSTVRMENRDLGIRFGPKDALFQE
- the LOC115952402 gene encoding uncharacterized protein LOC115952402 isoform X2; translation: MKIQAELEGRLGDGEEVGYDAVVVGSGYGGSVAACQMSIAGIKVCLIEKGRRWEAHDFQTDSFKIMSTVRMENRDLGIRFGPKDALFQQWPVDLVVVHL
- the LOC115952402 gene encoding uncharacterized protein LOC115952402 isoform X1 translates to MKIQAELEGRLGDGEEVGYDAVVVGSGYGGSVAACQMSIAGIKVCLIEKGRRWEAHDFQTDSFKIMSTVRMENRDLGIRFGPKDALFQQQWPVDLVVVHL